Proteins encoded by one window of Macadamia integrifolia cultivar HAES 741 unplaced genomic scaffold, SCU_Mint_v3 scaffold3062, whole genome shotgun sequence:
- the LOC122067693 gene encoding probable non-intrinsic ABC protein 5, whose translation MRDGKIIQAEKYEEILSSDTDFMELVGAQKKALAELNYVKHGADLDNLINGEKDGNMLWSEKSIQDNEVKESKNHKTEKLAGPKEQLVQEEKKENGGISPSVYWKYVTAAYKGAFIPLILLAHILFELLLIVSGYWMVLANPVSEN comes from the coding sequence atgagAGATGGAAAGATTATTCAAGCCGAGAAGTACGAAGAAATTCTTAGTTCAGACACTGATTTTATGGAGTTAGTGGGTGCACAGAAGAAAGCTTTGGCAGAACTTAATTACGTCAAACATGGGGCTGATTTAGATAATCTAATTAATGGAGAGAAAGATGGTAATATGTTATGGAGCGAGAAGTCTATTCAAGATAACGAGGTAAAAGAATCCAAAAACCACAAAACTGAAAAATTGGCTGGGCCAAAAGAGCAActtgtccaagaagaaaagaaagaaaatggtgGAATTAGTCCTTCAGTCTACTGGAAATATGTTACGGCTGCATATAAAGGAGCTTTTATACCATTGATACTATTGGCACATATTCTTTTTGAGCTTCTCTTAATAGTCAGTGGTTACTGGATGGTGTTGGCTAATCCTGTTTCAGAGAAT